The nucleotide sequence GGCCCGCACGACGACGCCGGCCACGACCACGACTCGCACGCCGACGTCCACGCGTACTGCCACGTCGACCGCGACCCGCACGCTCACGCCGACGCCCACCCGGACGGTCACCGGCACCCGGACCGCCACGCCGAGCGCGACCGCCACGCCGACCGCCACGCCGACACCCCTCGCGACCACCACGCCGAGCGGCGTCTGCGACACGGACCCGGCTCCGTACGGTCTCACGAGCCGCGTGCCCGCCACGCGCTGCCGGCTCGACGGCGATCCCGACGCGACCCCGCCGCTCGAGATCGAGCGTGTCTTCGGCGCGATCGCCTTCGCGAGCCCGGTTCAGCTGACGCACGCGCCGGACGGCACCGACCGCGTCTTCGTGGTCGAGCAGGGCGGGCGTATCCGCGTCTTCCCCAACGGCACGCCGGCGAGCGCCACCGACTTCCTCGTGCTGAGCGGCATCAGTACCGGAGGCGAGGAGGGCCTCCTCGGCCTCGCGTTCCACCCGGACTACGCCGCCAACGGCTACTTCTACGTCTATTACTCGGCAGCGAGCCCGCGGCGCTCGGTGATCGCGCGGTATCGCGTGAGCGCCGATCCGAACGCCGCCGACGCGACGAGCGGTCGCGTCGTCATGGAGATCGCGCAGCCGTACTCGAACCACAACGGCGGGCAGCTGGCGTTCGGCCCCGACGGCCATCTCTACGTCGCGCTCGGCGACGGCGGCAGCGCCGGCGATCCCGGGAACCGCGCCCAGAACATGAACGAGCTCCTCGGCAAGATCCTGCGGATCGACGTCGATCGCACCGATCCCGGCCTCGGCTACGCCGTCCCGCCCGACAATCCCTTCGTCGGCCAGAGCGGCGCGCGCGGCGAGATCTGGGCGGTGGGCCTTCGCAACCCGTGGCGCATGAGCTTCGACCGCCTCACCCACGCGCTCTGGGCGGGCGACGTTGGCCAGGGGAACTGGGAGGAGGTCGACCTGATCGAGCGCGGCCGGAACTACGGCTGGCGCCGCAAGGAGGGGAACGCCTGCTACAACCCGAGCACGGGGTGCGATACGGGGGCGTTCACTGCGCCGCTCGCGGTCTACTCGCACAGCGACGGCTGCTCCGTGACCGGCGGCTACGTGTACCGCGGCAGCCGCTTGCCGGAGCTCTACGGCGCGTACGTCTACGGCGACTACTGCAGCGGCAAGATCTGGGCGCTCCGCTACGACGGCGCGATCGCGAGCACCACGATGATCGCGGACACGACGCTCAGCATCTCGAGCTTCGGCGAGGATCGCGACGGGGAGCTCTACGTGGTGAGCCTCGGCGGCTCGATCAACCGGCTACGCCGGCCGACGGGCGCCCTGCCGGGGGACTTCCCGCGCACCCTCTCCGCGACCGGCTGCTTCACCGACGTCCCGAACCGCGTGCCCGCTCCCGAGCTCGTGCCCTACGACGTGCGCGCGCCGCTCTGGTCGGATGGGGCGGCGAAGCGCCGCTTCCTCGTCGTGCCCGACGGCACGACGATCGGCTTTCGCACGAGCGGCGCGTGGGACATGCCGCTCGGAACGATCCTCGTGAAGGAGTTCGTGTACGAGACCGACCGCGGCGACCCGGCCTCGACGCGCGCGCTCGAGACGCGCTTCCTCGTGCGGCGGGCGAGCGGCTGGCGCGGCTTCTCGTACCAGTGGAACGAGGCCCAGACGGAGGCCTACCTCCTCGACAACGGCACGGTCGTCACCTTCCCCGTGAGCGACCCGCAGAGCGGCGCGAGCGAGCACACGCACGTCTTTCCGAGCCGGAGCGACTGCGTCCGGTGCCACACGGCGGCGGCGGGCGGCACCCTCGGCCTCCAGACCCGGCAGATGAACCGGGCGCGCGACTACGGCGGCGTCATCGACGAGCAGTTGCGCGCTCTCGAGCACGCCGGCTTCTTCGGCGGCTGCTTGCCGGCGCGTCCCGATGCGCTGCCGGCGCTCGCCGATCCCGCCGACGCCGGCGCCCCGCTCGACGCGCGGGCGCGCAGCTGGCTGCAGGCGAATTGCGCGCACTGCCACCTCCCGGGCGGACCGGCGCCGACGACGATCGATCTCCGCGCCGAGGTT is from Deltaproteobacteria bacterium and encodes:
- a CDS encoding PQQ-dependent sugar dehydrogenase, with product MLFDCAARDAGARPACTASAAKACRTRLARPVLVTDALARLCGEPAVKLADLAADAGGGIAALADACAQVGVPSLGSVDRWLACLDRRLACEAADAAARRVPRAAELFAAAGLGFRPPHCPAPAPSATPTPTPPATVTPTERATAASPSTTVTRTPTVTVTPTRTVAPTAASTATRTATASPSPARTTTPATTTTRTPTSTRTATSTATRTLTPTPTRTVTGTRTATPSATATPTATPTPLATTTPSGVCDTDPAPYGLTSRVPATRCRLDGDPDATPPLEIERVFGAIAFASPVQLTHAPDGTDRVFVVEQGGRIRVFPNGTPASATDFLVLSGISTGGEEGLLGLAFHPDYAANGYFYVYYSAASPRRSVIARYRVSADPNAADATSGRVVMEIAQPYSNHNGGQLAFGPDGHLYVALGDGGSAGDPGNRAQNMNELLGKILRIDVDRTDPGLGYAVPPDNPFVGQSGARGEIWAVGLRNPWRMSFDRLTHALWAGDVGQGNWEEVDLIERGRNYGWRRKEGNACYNPSTGCDTGAFTAPLAVYSHSDGCSVTGGYVYRGSRLPELYGAYVYGDYCSGKIWALRYDGAIASTTMIADTTLSISSFGEDRDGELYVVSLGGSINRLRRPTGALPGDFPRTLSATGCFTDVPNRVPAPELVPYDVRAPLWSDGAAKRRFLVVPDGTTIGFRTSGAWDMPLGTILVKEFVYETDRGDPASTRALETRFLVRRASGWRGFSYQWNEAQTEAYLLDNGTVVTFPVSDPQSGASEHTHVFPSRSDCVRCHTAAAGGTLGLQTRQMNRARDYGGVIDEQLRALEHAGFFGGCLPARPDALPALADPADAGAPLDARARSWLQANCAHCHLPGGPAPTTIDLRAEVPFAAMNVCAAIPQHGDLGVAGARIVAPGRPEDSVLWLRAAMRGADQMPPLGTLVPDPVGDAALAAWIDGLGGCP